A genomic segment from Mus caroli chromosome 17, CAROLI_EIJ_v1.1, whole genome shotgun sequence encodes:
- the LOC110284270 gene encoding serine protease 28: MHPPTWGGSHKRPVSGSHRREPGVSGAKMFRLLLLALSCLESTVFMASESVSRSKPVGIVGGQRTPPGKWPWQVSLRIYSYEVNSWVHLCGGSIIHRQWILTAAHCIQSQDADPAVYRVQVGEVYLYKEQELLNISRIIIHPDYNDISKRFDLALMQLTALLVTSTNVSPVSLPKDSSTFVSTDQCWLVGWGNLLQHVPLQPPYQLHEVKIPIQDNKSCKRAYRKKSSDEHKAVPIFEDMLCAGTSGRGPCFGDSGGPLVCWKSDKWIQVGVVSKGIDCSNNLPSIFSRVQSSLAWIHQHIQ; this comes from the exons ATGCACCCACCTACTTGGGGGGGGTCTCATAAGCGCCCTGTGAGTGGTTCTCATAGGAGAGAACCTGGTGTTTCTGGAGCCAAG ATGTTCAGACTGTTGCTCCTGGCTCTCTCCTGTCTGGAAAGTACCGTGTTCATGGCCTCTG AATCTGTCTCCAGAAGCAAGCCAGTGGGCATCGTGGGGGGTCAACGTACCCCACCAGGGAAGTGGCCATGGCAGGTCAGCCTAAGAATCTACAGTTACGAGGTGAACTCCTGGGTGCACCTCTGTGGGGGCTCCATCATCCACCGTCAGTGGATTCTGACTGCTGCTCACTGCATCCAAAG TCAGGATGCCGACCCAGCCGTATACCGGGTCCAGGTGGGGGAAGTATACCTCTATAAGGAGCAGGAACTTCTGAACATCAGCAGGATCATCATCCACCCTGACTACAACGATATTAGCAAGAGGTTTGATTTGGCCCTGATGCAGTTGACTGCCCTCCTGGTCACATCCACAAATGTCAGTCCAGTCTCTCTGCCAAAAGACAGCTCAACCTTCGTCTCCACTGACCAgtgttggctggttggctggggCAACCTTCTCCAACATG TGCCTCTGCAGCCTCCCTATCAACTGCATGAGGTGAAGATCCCAATTCAGGACAACAAGAGCTGTAAGCGGGCCTATAGGAAGAAGTCGTCTGACGAGCACAAAGCTGTGCCCATCTTTGAGGACATGCTTTGTGCTGGCACCTCAGGCCGAGGCCCCTGTTTT GGTGACTCTGGGGGTCCCTTGGTCTGCTGGAAGAGCGACAAGTGGATACAGGTGGGCGTGGTCAGCAAGGGGATCGATTGCAGCAACAATCTGCCATCAATCTTCTCAAGAGTTCAGAGCTCCTTAGCCTGGATCCATCAACATATCCAGTAG
- the LOC110284142 gene encoding serine protease 29, producing MLIQLCLTLFFLECFIAGTPAPGPEDILMGIVGGHNAPQGKWPWQVSLRIYRYYWAFWVHNCGGSIIHPQWVLTAAHCIRERDADPSVFRIHVGEAYLYGGTEPELLSVSRVIIHPDFVHADLGSDVALLQLAVSVQSFPNVKPVKLPSESLEVTKKDVCWVTGWGAVSTHRLLPPPYRLQQVQVKIIDNPLCEEMYHNATRHRNRGQKLILKDMLCAGNQGQDSCYGDSGGPLVCNVTGSWTLVGVVSWGYGCALRDFPGVYARVQSFLPWITQQMQRFS from the exons ATGCTGATCCAGCTGTGCCTGACCCTCTTCTTTCTTGAGTGCTTCATTGCTGGAACTCCAG CACCTGGGCCTGAGGACATTCTGATGGGCATCGTGGGGGGTCATAATGCCCCACAGGGGAAGTGGCCATGGCAGGTCAGCCTGAGGATCTATAGATACTACTGGGCCTTCTGGGTGCACAACTGTGGGGGCTCCATCATCCACCCACAATGGGTGctgactgctgcccactgcatTCGTGA GAGAGATGCTGACCCATCAGTCTTTCGGATCCATGTTGGGGAGGCGTACCTCTATGGGGGCACTGAGCCGGAGCTGCTGAGTGTGAGTCGGGTCATCATCCACCCAGACTTTGTCCACGCTGACCTGGGTTCAGATGTGGCTCTGCTCCAGCTGGCAGTGTCTGTACAATCCTTTCCTAATGTCAAGCCAGTCAAGCTGCCCTCTGAGTCTCTTGAGGTCACCAAGAAGGATGTGTGCTGGGTGACCGGCTGGGGTGCAGTGAGCACACACA GGTTGCTGCCTCCTCCCTACCGCCTACAGCAGGTGCAGGTAAAGATAATTGACAACCCCCTTTGTGAGGAGATGTACCACAATGCCACCAGGCACCGCAATCGTGGCCAGAAACTGATCCTAAAGGACATGTTATGTGCAGGCAACCAGGGCCAAGACTCCTGCTAT ggTGACTCAGGTGGCCCTCTGGTCTGCAATGTGACAGGCTCCTGGACCCTGGTGGGAGTGGTGAGCTGGGGCTATGGCTGTGCCCTCAGGGACTTCCCTGGGGTCTATGCACGAGTGCAGTCCTTCCTGCCCTGGATCACGCAGCAGATGCAGAGGTTCTCCTGA
- the LOC110284076 gene encoding tryptase, whose amino-acid sequence MNLLSCSQVPGLCTPQPVGPRLALTSNWACTTPHCVQMLKLLLFTLPLLSSLVHAAPGSAMTREGIVGGQEVHGNKWPWQVSLRANDTYWMHFCGGSLIHPQWVLTAAHCVGPDVADPNKVRVQLRKQYLYYHDHLLTVGQIITHPDFYIVQDGADIALLKLTNPVNISDYVHPIPLPPASETFPSGTLCWVTGWGNIDNGVNLPPPFPLKEVQVPIIENHLCDLKYHKGLITGDNVHIVRDDMLCAGNEGHDSCQGDSGGPLVCKVEDTWLQAGVVSWGEGCAQPNRPGIYTRVTYYLDWIHRYVPKDF is encoded by the exons ATGAACCTACTTTCCTGCTCCCAGGTTCCTGGCTTGTGCACCCCACAACCTGTTGGGCCTAGACTAGCCCTCACCTCCAACTGGGCCTGCACTACTCCTCACTGTGTCCAAATGCTAAAGCTGCTGCTGTTCACGCTGCCCCTCCTGTCCAGCCTGGTGCATGCAGCCCCCG GTTCAGCTATGACACGAGAAGGCATTGTGGGGGGACAGGAGGTACATGGGAACAAGTGGCCCTGGCAGGTGAGCCTGCGTGCCAATGACACCTACTGGATGCATTTCTGCGGTGGCTCCCTcatccacccacagtgggtgctCACTGCAGCACACTGTGTGGGACC GGATGTTGCTGACCCCAACAAGGTCAGAGTACAGCTCCGCAAGCAGTACCTCTATTACCATGACCACCTGCTGACCGTGGGCCAGATCATCACACACCCCGACTTCTACATTGTCCAGGATGGGGCAGACATTGCCCTGCTGAAACTCACAAACCCCGTGAACATTTCTGACTATGTCCACCCTATCCCCCTACCTCCTGCCTCAGAGACCTTCCCCTCAGGAACGTTGTGCTGGGTGACAGGCTGGGGTAACATCGACAATGGTG TAAACCTGCCGCCACCATTTCCTTTGAAGGAGGTGCAAGTTCCCATTATAGAAAACCACCTTTGTGACTTGAAGTATCACAAAGGTCTCATCACAGGTGACAATGTCCACATTGTCCGCGATGACATGCTGTGTGCTGGGAATGAAGGACATGACTCCTGCCAG GGCGACTCTGGAGGACCTCTGGTCTGCAAGGTAGAAGACACCTGGCTGCAGGCAGGCGTGGTCAGCTGGGGCGAGGGCTGCGCACAGCCCAACAGGCCTGGCATCTACACCCGGGTCACCTATTACTTGGACTGGATCCACCGCTATGTCCCCAAGGACTTCTGA